A portion of the Longimicrobium sp. genome contains these proteins:
- a CDS encoding putative glycoside hydrolase, which produces MFGIGGTARLAGALVLAAVAAACGASDGQPARGDKASAVRAGGDSATESAARRDSAAAPRAGGLRMTRPDSLRALYVNGWAAGSRSRMRGLIAIADTTEINAFVVDVKESDTYLTYDSTDIALAKEIGADTRPASKWMPALLDTLRAHGIYPIARIVVFKDRMLAEKKPELAIRTTGGAVWMDEKGKPWVNPYDRRVWDYNVAIAREALEMGFQEVQWDYVRFPDVTDAVRARMAFPGSGGKSRQDNIRDFIVYSRQQLAAYHAPVSADIFGVMTNVEDDMGIGQLWENVVQAADNVHPMVYPSHYYAGYYGFSLPDAHPYEVVRIALEDGVQRERQVSRQGRRTAQITPWLQAFTADYLHDGVTYTAGSLRNEIQATYDAGLKGWILWNPGSNFQPYVAALRPQRGGPSAIERGGWRATRWQVPHDRLSRAILRREAPARAPRPAPAAPASATSAKP; this is translated from the coding sequence ATGTTCGGAATCGGCGGAACCGCGCGCCTGGCGGGCGCGCTCGTGCTCGCGGCCGTGGCGGCGGCGTGCGGCGCCTCGGACGGGCAGCCGGCGCGCGGCGACAAGGCGTCCGCCGTACGCGCGGGCGGCGACTCCGCGACGGAATCCGCGGCGCGGCGGGACAGCGCGGCGGCTCCGCGCGCGGGCGGCCTCCGCATGACGCGGCCGGACTCGCTGCGCGCGCTGTACGTGAACGGCTGGGCCGCGGGCTCGCGCTCGCGCATGCGCGGCCTCATCGCCATCGCCGACACCACCGAGATCAACGCCTTCGTGGTCGACGTGAAGGAGAGCGACACCTATCTGACGTACGACTCCACCGACATCGCCCTGGCAAAGGAGATCGGTGCCGACACGCGGCCGGCGTCGAAGTGGATGCCCGCGCTGCTGGACACGCTGCGCGCGCACGGCATCTACCCCATCGCCCGCATCGTCGTCTTCAAGGACCGCATGCTGGCCGAGAAGAAGCCGGAGCTGGCGATCCGCACGACCGGCGGCGCGGTGTGGATGGACGAGAAGGGGAAGCCCTGGGTGAACCCGTACGACCGCCGCGTGTGGGACTACAACGTGGCCATCGCCCGCGAGGCGCTGGAGATGGGGTTCCAGGAGGTGCAGTGGGACTACGTGCGCTTTCCCGACGTGACCGACGCCGTGCGCGCGCGGATGGCTTTCCCCGGTAGCGGCGGAAAGTCGCGGCAGGACAACATCCGCGACTTCATCGTCTACTCCAGGCAGCAGCTGGCCGCGTACCACGCCCCCGTCAGCGCCGACATCTTCGGGGTGATGACGAACGTGGAGGACGACATGGGGATCGGGCAGCTGTGGGAGAACGTGGTGCAGGCCGCCGACAACGTGCACCCGATGGTGTACCCGTCGCACTACTACGCGGGATACTACGGCTTCTCGCTCCCCGACGCGCACCCGTACGAGGTGGTGCGCATCGCGCTGGAGGACGGGGTGCAGCGCGAGCGCCAGGTGTCGCGCCAGGGCCGGCGCACCGCCCAGATCACGCCGTGGCTGCAGGCCTTCACCGCCGACTACCTGCACGACGGCGTGACCTACACGGCCGGCAGCCTGCGCAACGAGATCCAGGCGACGTACGACGCCGGGCTGAAGGGGTGGATCCTCTGGAACCCCGGCTCCAACTTCCAGCCCTACGTGGCCGCGCTGCGCCCGCAGCGCGGCGGCCCGTCCGCCATCGAGCGCGGCGGCTGGCGCGCGACGCGCTGGCAGGTCCCCCACGACCGCCTCAGCCGCGCCATCCTCCGCCGCGAGGCCCCCGCGCGTGCCCCGCGGCCGGCGCCCGCGGCGCCTGCGTCCGCGACCAGCGCGAAGCCATGA